A region from the Acomys russatus chromosome 20, mAcoRus1.1, whole genome shotgun sequence genome encodes:
- the Bin1 gene encoding myc box-dependent-interacting protein 1 isoform X4 yields the protein MAEMGSKGVTAGKIASNVQKKLTRAQEKVLQKLGKADETKDEQFEQCVQNFNKQLTEGTRLQKDLRTYLASVKAMHEASKKLSECLQEVYEPEWPGRDEANKIAENNDLLWMDYHQKLVDQALLTMDTYLGQFPDIKSRIAKRGRKLVDYDSARHHYESLQTAKKKDEAKIAKPVSLLEKAAPQWCQGKLQAHLVAQTNLLRNQAEEELIKAQKVFEEMNVDLQEELPSLWNSRVGFYVNTFQSIAGLEENFHKEMSKLNQNLNDVLVSLEKQHGSNTFTVKAQPSDNAPEKGNKSPSPPPDGSPAATPEIRVNHEPEPASGASPGATIPKSPSQLRKGPPVPPPPKHTPSKEMKQEQILSLFDDAFVPEISVTTPSQFEAPGPLSEQASLLDLDFNPLPPVASPVKAPTPSGQPIPWDLWEPAEASEVVGGAQEPGETAAGEAASSSSLPAVVVETFSATVNGAVEGSSGPGRLDLPPGFMFKVSLG from the exons GTCCTGCAGAAACTGGGGAAGGCGGACGAGACGAAAGATGAACAGTTCGAACAGTGCGTCCAGAATTTCAATAAGCAGCTG ACAGAGGGCACCCGGCTGCAGAAGGATCTCCGGACTTACCTGGCTTCTGTTAAAG CCATGCATGAAGCCTCCAAGAAGTTGAGTGAGTGTCTCCAGGAGGTGTATGAGCCTGAGTGGCCCGGCAGGGATGAAGCAAACAAGATTGCAGAG AACAATGACCTTCTGTGGATGGACTACCATCAGAAGCTGGTGGACCAGGCTCTACTGACCATGGACACCTACCTGGGCCAGTTCCCTGACATCAAG TCACGCATTGCCAAGCGGGGGCGGAAGCTGGTCGACTATGACAGCGCCCGACACCACTATGAGTCTCTGCAGACCGCCAAAAAGAAGGATGAAGCCAAAATTGCCAAG cctgTCTCGCTGCTTGAGAAAGCCGCCCCCCAGTGGTGCCAAGGCAAACTACAGGCTCATCTTGTAGCTCAAACTAACCTGCTCCGAAATCAG GCAGAGGAGGAACTCATCAAAGCACAGAAGGTGTTTGAGGAGATGAACGTGGACCTACAGGAGGAGCTGCCATCCCTGTGGAACAG CCGTGTAGGTTTCTATGTCAACACGTTCCAGAGCATTGCGGGACTGGAGGAAAACTTCCATAAAGAGATGAGTAAG CTCAATCAGAACCTCAACGATGTCCTGGTCAGTCTGGAGAAGCAGCACGGGAGCAACACCTTCACAGTCAAGGCCCAGCCCAG TGACAATGCCCCTGAAAAAGGGAACAAGAGCCCTTCACCGCCTCCAGATGGCTCCCCCGCTGCTACCCCTGAGATCAGAGTGAACCACGAGCCAGAGCCGGCCAGTGGGGCTTCACCCGGGGCCACCATCCCCAAGTCTCCATCTCAG CTCCGGAAAGGCCCACCTGTCCCTCCGCCTCCCAAACACACCCCATCCAAGGAGATGAAGCAGGAGCAGATTCTCAGCCTTTTCGATGACGCATTTGTCCCTGAGATCAGCGTGACCACCCCCTCCCAG TTTGAGGCCCCTGGGCCTCTCTCAGAGCAGGCCAGTCTACTAGACCTGGACTTCAACCCCCTTCCGCCAGTGGCAAGCCCCGTGAAGGCGCCCACACCCTCTGGTCAG CCAATCCCGTGGGACCTTTGGGAG CCAGCAGAGGCCTCGGAGGTGGTGGGTGGAGCCCAGGAGCCAGGGGAGACAGCAGCCGGTGAAGCAGCCTCCTCC AGCTCTCTTCCGGCTGTGGTGGTGGAGACCTTCTCAGCAACTGTGAACGGTGCCGTGGAGGGTAGCAGCGGGCCTGGGCGCTTGGACCTGCCCCCGGGCTTCATGTTCAAGGTGAGCTTAGGCTAG
- the Bin1 gene encoding myc box-dependent-interacting protein 1 isoform X2, which translates to MAEMGSKGVTAGKIASNVQKKLTRAQEKVLQKLGKADETKDEQFEQCVQNFNKQLTEGTRLQKDLRTYLASVKAMHEASKKLSECLQEVYEPEWPGRDEANKIAENNDLLWMDYHQKLVDQALLTMDTYLGQFPDIKSRIAKRGRKLVDYDSARHHYESLQTAKKKDEAKIAKAEEELIKAQKVFEEMNVDLQEELPSLWNSRVGFYVNTFQSIAGLEENFHKEMSKLNQNLNDVLVSLEKQHGSNTFTVKAQPRKKTKLFSRLRRKKNSDNAPEKGNKSPSPPPDGSPAATPEIRVNHEPEPASGASPGATIPKSPSQLRKGPPVPPPPKHTPSKEMKQEQILSLFDDAFVPEISVTTPSQFEAPGPLSEQASLLDLDFNPLPPVASPVKAPTPSGQPIPWDLWESTESQAGILPSGEPASAEGTFAVAWPSQTAEPGPAQPAEASEVVGGAQEPGETAAGEAASSSSLPAVVVETFSATVNGAVEGSSGPGRLDLPPGFMFKVSLG; encoded by the exons GTCCTGCAGAAACTGGGGAAGGCGGACGAGACGAAAGATGAACAGTTCGAACAGTGCGTCCAGAATTTCAATAAGCAGCTG ACAGAGGGCACCCGGCTGCAGAAGGATCTCCGGACTTACCTGGCTTCTGTTAAAG CCATGCATGAAGCCTCCAAGAAGTTGAGTGAGTGTCTCCAGGAGGTGTATGAGCCTGAGTGGCCCGGCAGGGATGAAGCAAACAAGATTGCAGAG AACAATGACCTTCTGTGGATGGACTACCATCAGAAGCTGGTGGACCAGGCTCTACTGACCATGGACACCTACCTGGGCCAGTTCCCTGACATCAAG TCACGCATTGCCAAGCGGGGGCGGAAGCTGGTCGACTATGACAGCGCCCGACACCACTATGAGTCTCTGCAGACCGCCAAAAAGAAGGATGAAGCCAAAATTGCCAAG GCAGAGGAGGAACTCATCAAAGCACAGAAGGTGTTTGAGGAGATGAACGTGGACCTACAGGAGGAGCTGCCATCCCTGTGGAACAG CCGTGTAGGTTTCTATGTCAACACGTTCCAGAGCATTGCGGGACTGGAGGAAAACTTCCATAAAGAGATGAGTAAG CTCAATCAGAACCTCAACGATGTCCTGGTCAGTCTGGAGAAGCAGCACGGGAGCAACACCTTCACAGTCAAGGCCCAGCCCAG aaagaaaactaaactgTTCTCACGTCTGCGCAGAAAGAAGAACAG TGACAATGCCCCTGAAAAAGGGAACAAGAGCCCTTCACCGCCTCCAGATGGCTCCCCCGCTGCTACCCCTGAGATCAGAGTGAACCACGAGCCAGAGCCGGCCAGTGGGGCTTCACCCGGGGCCACCATCCCCAAGTCTCCATCTCAG CTCCGGAAAGGCCCACCTGTCCCTCCGCCTCCCAAACACACCCCATCCAAGGAGATGAAGCAGGAGCAGATTCTCAGCCTTTTCGATGACGCATTTGTCCCTGAGATCAGCGTGACCACCCCCTCCCAG TTTGAGGCCCCTGGGCCTCTCTCAGAGCAGGCCAGTCTACTAGACCTGGACTTCAACCCCCTTCCGCCAGTGGCAAGCCCCGTGAAGGCGCCCACACCCTCTGGTCAG CCAATCCCGTGGGACCTTTGGGAG TCCACAGAGAGTCAAGCTGGCATCCTGCCTTCCGGGGAGCCCGCTTCTGCTGAGGGCACCTTTGCTGTGGCCTGGCCCAGCCAGACGGCCGAGCCAGGGCCTGCCCAA CCAGCAGAGGCCTCGGAGGTGGTGGGTGGAGCCCAGGAGCCAGGGGAGACAGCAGCCGGTGAAGCAGCCTCCTCC AGCTCTCTTCCGGCTGTGGTGGTGGAGACCTTCTCAGCAACTGTGAACGGTGCCGTGGAGGGTAGCAGCGGGCCTGGGCGCTTGGACCTGCCCCCGGGCTTCATGTTCAAGGTGAGCTTAGGCTAG
- the Bin1 gene encoding myc box-dependent-interacting protein 1 isoform X1 has product MAEMGSKGVTAGKIASNVQKKLTRAQEKVLQKLGKADETKDEQFEQCVQNFNKQLTEGTRLQKDLRTYLASVKAMHEASKKLSECLQEVYEPEWPGRDEANKIAENNDLLWMDYHQKLVDQALLTMDTYLGQFPDIKSRIAKRGRKLVDYDSARHHYESLQTAKKKDEAKIAKPVSLLEKAAPQWCQGKLQAHLVAQTNLLRNQAEEELIKAQKVFEEMNVDLQEELPSLWNSRVGFYVNTFQSIAGLEENFHKEMSKLNQNLNDVLVSLEKQHGSNTFTVKAQPRKKTKLFSRLRRKKNSDNAPEKGNKSPSPPPDGSPAATPEIRVNHEPEPASGASPGATIPKSPSQLRKGPPVPPPPKHTPSKEMKQEQILSLFDDAFVPEISVTTPSQFEAPGPLSEQASLLDLDFNPLPPVASPVKAPTPSGQPIPWDLWESTESQAGILPSGEPASAEGTFAVAWPSQTAEPGPAQPAEASEVVGGAQEPGETAAGEAASSSSLPAVVVETFSATVNGAVEGSSGPGRLDLPPGFMFKVSLG; this is encoded by the exons GTCCTGCAGAAACTGGGGAAGGCGGACGAGACGAAAGATGAACAGTTCGAACAGTGCGTCCAGAATTTCAATAAGCAGCTG ACAGAGGGCACCCGGCTGCAGAAGGATCTCCGGACTTACCTGGCTTCTGTTAAAG CCATGCATGAAGCCTCCAAGAAGTTGAGTGAGTGTCTCCAGGAGGTGTATGAGCCTGAGTGGCCCGGCAGGGATGAAGCAAACAAGATTGCAGAG AACAATGACCTTCTGTGGATGGACTACCATCAGAAGCTGGTGGACCAGGCTCTACTGACCATGGACACCTACCTGGGCCAGTTCCCTGACATCAAG TCACGCATTGCCAAGCGGGGGCGGAAGCTGGTCGACTATGACAGCGCCCGACACCACTATGAGTCTCTGCAGACCGCCAAAAAGAAGGATGAAGCCAAAATTGCCAAG cctgTCTCGCTGCTTGAGAAAGCCGCCCCCCAGTGGTGCCAAGGCAAACTACAGGCTCATCTTGTAGCTCAAACTAACCTGCTCCGAAATCAG GCAGAGGAGGAACTCATCAAAGCACAGAAGGTGTTTGAGGAGATGAACGTGGACCTACAGGAGGAGCTGCCATCCCTGTGGAACAG CCGTGTAGGTTTCTATGTCAACACGTTCCAGAGCATTGCGGGACTGGAGGAAAACTTCCATAAAGAGATGAGTAAG CTCAATCAGAACCTCAACGATGTCCTGGTCAGTCTGGAGAAGCAGCACGGGAGCAACACCTTCACAGTCAAGGCCCAGCCCAG aaagaaaactaaactgTTCTCACGTCTGCGCAGAAAGAAGAACAG TGACAATGCCCCTGAAAAAGGGAACAAGAGCCCTTCACCGCCTCCAGATGGCTCCCCCGCTGCTACCCCTGAGATCAGAGTGAACCACGAGCCAGAGCCGGCCAGTGGGGCTTCACCCGGGGCCACCATCCCCAAGTCTCCATCTCAG CTCCGGAAAGGCCCACCTGTCCCTCCGCCTCCCAAACACACCCCATCCAAGGAGATGAAGCAGGAGCAGATTCTCAGCCTTTTCGATGACGCATTTGTCCCTGAGATCAGCGTGACCACCCCCTCCCAG TTTGAGGCCCCTGGGCCTCTCTCAGAGCAGGCCAGTCTACTAGACCTGGACTTCAACCCCCTTCCGCCAGTGGCAAGCCCCGTGAAGGCGCCCACACCCTCTGGTCAG CCAATCCCGTGGGACCTTTGGGAG TCCACAGAGAGTCAAGCTGGCATCCTGCCTTCCGGGGAGCCCGCTTCTGCTGAGGGCACCTTTGCTGTGGCCTGGCCCAGCCAGACGGCCGAGCCAGGGCCTGCCCAA CCAGCAGAGGCCTCGGAGGTGGTGGGTGGAGCCCAGGAGCCAGGGGAGACAGCAGCCGGTGAAGCAGCCTCCTCC AGCTCTCTTCCGGCTGTGGTGGTGGAGACCTTCTCAGCAACTGTGAACGGTGCCGTGGAGGGTAGCAGCGGGCCTGGGCGCTTGGACCTGCCCCCGGGCTTCATGTTCAAGGTGAGCTTAGGCTAG
- the Bin1 gene encoding myc box-dependent-interacting protein 1 isoform X3: MAEMGSKGVTAGKIASNVQKKLTRAQEKVLQKLGKADETKDEQFEQCVQNFNKQLTEGTRLQKDLRTYLASVKAMHEASKKLSECLQEVYEPEWPGRDEANKIAENNDLLWMDYHQKLVDQALLTMDTYLGQFPDIKSRIAKRGRKLVDYDSARHHYESLQTAKKKDEAKIAKPVSLLEKAAPQWCQGKLQAHLVAQTNLLRNQAEEELIKAQKVFEEMNVDLQEELPSLWNSRVGFYVNTFQSIAGLEENFHKEMSKLNQNLNDVLVSLEKQHGSNTFTVKAQPRKKTKLFSRLRRKKNSDNAPEKGNKSPSPPPDGSPAATPEIRVNHEPEPASGASPGATIPKSPSQLRKGPPVPPPPKHTPSKEMKQEQILSLFDDAFVPEISVTTPSQFEAPGPLSEQASLLDLDFNPLPPVASPVKAPTPSGQPIPWDLWEPAEASEVVGGAQEPGETAAGEAASSSSLPAVVVETFSATVNGAVEGSSGPGRLDLPPGFMFKVSLG, encoded by the exons GTCCTGCAGAAACTGGGGAAGGCGGACGAGACGAAAGATGAACAGTTCGAACAGTGCGTCCAGAATTTCAATAAGCAGCTG ACAGAGGGCACCCGGCTGCAGAAGGATCTCCGGACTTACCTGGCTTCTGTTAAAG CCATGCATGAAGCCTCCAAGAAGTTGAGTGAGTGTCTCCAGGAGGTGTATGAGCCTGAGTGGCCCGGCAGGGATGAAGCAAACAAGATTGCAGAG AACAATGACCTTCTGTGGATGGACTACCATCAGAAGCTGGTGGACCAGGCTCTACTGACCATGGACACCTACCTGGGCCAGTTCCCTGACATCAAG TCACGCATTGCCAAGCGGGGGCGGAAGCTGGTCGACTATGACAGCGCCCGACACCACTATGAGTCTCTGCAGACCGCCAAAAAGAAGGATGAAGCCAAAATTGCCAAG cctgTCTCGCTGCTTGAGAAAGCCGCCCCCCAGTGGTGCCAAGGCAAACTACAGGCTCATCTTGTAGCTCAAACTAACCTGCTCCGAAATCAG GCAGAGGAGGAACTCATCAAAGCACAGAAGGTGTTTGAGGAGATGAACGTGGACCTACAGGAGGAGCTGCCATCCCTGTGGAACAG CCGTGTAGGTTTCTATGTCAACACGTTCCAGAGCATTGCGGGACTGGAGGAAAACTTCCATAAAGAGATGAGTAAG CTCAATCAGAACCTCAACGATGTCCTGGTCAGTCTGGAGAAGCAGCACGGGAGCAACACCTTCACAGTCAAGGCCCAGCCCAG aaagaaaactaaactgTTCTCACGTCTGCGCAGAAAGAAGAACAG TGACAATGCCCCTGAAAAAGGGAACAAGAGCCCTTCACCGCCTCCAGATGGCTCCCCCGCTGCTACCCCTGAGATCAGAGTGAACCACGAGCCAGAGCCGGCCAGTGGGGCTTCACCCGGGGCCACCATCCCCAAGTCTCCATCTCAG CTCCGGAAAGGCCCACCTGTCCCTCCGCCTCCCAAACACACCCCATCCAAGGAGATGAAGCAGGAGCAGATTCTCAGCCTTTTCGATGACGCATTTGTCCCTGAGATCAGCGTGACCACCCCCTCCCAG TTTGAGGCCCCTGGGCCTCTCTCAGAGCAGGCCAGTCTACTAGACCTGGACTTCAACCCCCTTCCGCCAGTGGCAAGCCCCGTGAAGGCGCCCACACCCTCTGGTCAG CCAATCCCGTGGGACCTTTGGGAG CCAGCAGAGGCCTCGGAGGTGGTGGGTGGAGCCCAGGAGCCAGGGGAGACAGCAGCCGGTGAAGCAGCCTCCTCC AGCTCTCTTCCGGCTGTGGTGGTGGAGACCTTCTCAGCAACTGTGAACGGTGCCGTGGAGGGTAGCAGCGGGCCTGGGCGCTTGGACCTGCCCCCGGGCTTCATGTTCAAGGTGAGCTTAGGCTAG